The following DNA comes from Sediminitomix flava.
TTCTTTGATCACAATTAGTAGATCACCAGCAACACCACCACGTTTCGGCATGTTACCTTTACCACTCATTGTCAGTTGCATTCCTTCAGTTACACCTGCAGGAATTTTAATATTTAGAACTTCTTCTTTGTAGACACGTCCGTCTCCGTTACAAGTCTCACATTTAGATTCTACGATTTGACCTTCTCCTTCACAAGTAGGACATGTTTGCGTAGAAACCATCTGACCTAGCATGGTATTGACAACTTTTCTAGTTTGTCCTGTACCATTACAAGTATGACAAGTTTTTAGTGAAGAACCATCTTTTGCTCCATTACCATTACAAGTAGGACAGGTAACGTATCTTTTAATCTTAACTTTTTTCTCAACACCATTGGCAATTTCTTCCAATGTTAGCTTTAGAGTGATTCTAAGGTCTGAACCTTTACGAACACGACGACCGCCTTGACCACGACCGCCACCTCCGAAGAAATCACCGAATCCACCTCCGAATCCGCCGCCACCAAAGATGTCTCCGAAATGAGAGAAGATATCATCCATGTTCATACCACCAGCACCAAAATCGCCATCTACACCTTGGTGTCCAAACTGGTCGTAACGTTGTTTTTTATCAGCGTTACTCAACA
Coding sequences within:
- the dnaJ gene encoding molecular chaperone DnaJ, with protein sequence MAKRDYYEVLGLSRDASESEIKKAYRKIAIKYHPDKNPGDKEAEEKFKEAAEAYEVLSNADKKQRYDQFGHQGVDGDFGAGGMNMDDIFSHFGDIFGGGGFGGGFGDFFGGGGRGQGGRRVRKGSDLRITLKLTLEEIANGVEKKVKIKRYVTCPTCNGNGAKDGSSLKTCHTCNGTGQTRKVVNTMLGQMVSTQTCPTCEGEGQIVESKCETCNGDGRVYKEEVLNIKIPAGVTEGMQLTMSGKGNMPKRGGVAGDLLIVIKEVEEKELIRDGVNVHYDLHISFVDAVLGTSVEVPTINGKVKVPIEPGTQSGKVLRLRGKGIKEINGYGHGDQLIHVNVYTPTKVSSEERDILEGLKDSPNFDPHKQGKKEEGFFEKIKNSFK